The Pasteuria penetrans genome segment GACGAAGGATTCCCTTCCCCTGGACGATATTACTAGCCTCATGTTCCATCACGACGGTGGTAGTATTTTGGTGCGGGCGCTGATTGGATTGTTAAAAAACGCATGGATCCCAGAGATAGACCCTCTAACCGACCCAAAGAATTGGAAACCCGTTGTCGAGGACCTATGTAACTTACGCATGCGTGTAGATCGAACCCTCCATTGTCTGAAATATCCCCAGGATGAGGGGAATGGGGTCTATCATCGCGGATATAGCACACTGTTTGGGGAACTAGATCTAGAGGTTCCTAGGACAAGATGGGAATTTTCACCGTACTCGTTACCACGTTATCAGAGTGCAAAGAATACCCTCAAAGATTTCGTTTATCGTCTTTATCTTCCGGGCCTCTCCTTGCGAAAAATTAGTAAACTATTGGAGGAAGGATTCAACCTTCGGACGCCCCCGGAAACGCTTTCGCAGTGGTTGCAACCTTATTACAACGATGCTATACAATATTTCGAAAGGGATCTGAGCACGACAGTATATACAGCCATAGGTATGGATACCCTCTTTGTTCCCATTCGGGAGGAGGGTCGTTATGTTTCGAAGGCGATCGCAGTCAGCACGGGTATCACGGCGGAGGGGAGGCGGGATATAATAGGGATCACCCCCTCGCCTGATGAGAATGTGGAATCCTATGATCAGCATATAGGGAAACTAAAGGAACGGGGCCTGAATGTCAACGATATACGTATCGTTACCACAGATGGGCATAGGGCTTTTCCCTTAGTTGTACGCAAGCATTTTCCTCACCATACGGTTCACCAACGATGTTACGTTCACGCGATTCGTAACATCATGAATGCAGCTCCTAAAAGTATGAAGAAGGAAATGGCTAAGGACGCTTCTTACGTCTTACGGTCTGGGGATATGGGACAGGCACTAGAACGGTGGTCCGAGTGTGCAGGGAAGTATCGGTTTGGAAATAAGGCGACATGCGAAGCATGGGAAAGGCTCAGTCCTAAAAAAATCTCCTTGAGTTTGCAAGCGGCATCCATAACCCAAAACCCCATACTTTTGCCCTATATACTATCCACGAACTACACGGAATCGCTGAATGCTCTGTTTCGTGAGAGAACGAATAGCAAAAAAGGTGGATTCGTTAGTCTTGAGGTAGCGATGAAGGAATTGATGCTTACCGCTTTCTATTGGGTGGGGAAACAAAAAGAAAACCCCAACCCATTGCCTGTCGAGGATCTTCTTTCGATCCCTGCTGACTACGAGTCCGAAATTTCGAACGGAGAACCTCTTCCCACCACGGCTTATGACTTTCATCCCCTCTTATGCACGGAACAAGGGCAGGGTTGTATGGACGATGTCCATACCCTTGATTTCTAGCTAGCACCTTTCGGGGAAAATCCGTCTAAGGCGCCACGACGGTTTTTCCCCGGGAAACTCCCTCCATACGACGAGTTCTTCCACGGAACGGAGGTACCATATTCCTTCTCAAGAATCCCACCGCCTAGTTCTGGGGGTAACCTATGTGGTACAATCCTTCCAGCATCAGACTGGGTATCCGCCGCCCATCTCAATATCCATTATACCCCTAAATCTCGCAACGGTCTGTCCAGCCCATTATTTTCTGAATTTACAATAAATTAGTGATTAAAGGAAACACCTTATAAATATAAGATAAATCCGCCGTGGATATCAAAACAGGAACAGTGTCATAACAAAATGTTATTATGTTACTCAATTGCTTTACGAAAAGGTGAGACTAGATTCATAGATAGGGCATTCCCCACAAGAAATTGCACGGTCCCGCCTCACGGATAATTGCAAAGATCTACCTTGACAAGGGTTGAATATTATGGTTTTAGTAATTCGATGTTATTTATACAAAAAAATTCTGAACTTTTACAACAAACAAACAATATCATCGTTTAATATAGATATAAAATTACTATAAACAGGTCCTGAATAGATAGATACAGGATTCGGGTTGGATTTCCAATTAACATTTTTAAACAAATAAAACCCTGCTCCTTGCTGGAGCAGGGTTTTTGACGTACAGAGGTTCCGTACAGAAAGATCTGACCGTCCCCCCCCAGTACATACATCCCTGGCATTCTACCATCTACAGAATATTCCCGTGGGGGATCTGCGGGTACAGGTTGTTTGTTCAGACCCAGTATTGCGGCCTCCGCAGCCCCCAAATCCTGTGGTAATGGATTCAAGGTTGCCCTTTGTTTCAATCCTAGTACTGCTGTCTCATTGGGTTTAAGAGACAATAGTAGTTTCTCGTCGTATACTCCTATGATCCTGTTATATATAACCTACCAGAAATGGTTGTGAATTCGGCATGCCTCGCGAGGAAAGATCAATTTTCCCTCGCTCTATTTCAGCCAACCCTCTCACAGAACCATTTTGGTCTACTAGGCCAAAACATTGGGATCGAAGCCCGTAGAGCTTTCCTCAGATGTGAGGGATCAAAGGCGTCATAGTAGTGGACTCGGGCCTCCCCATGCGGCTCCACATCTGGCCCTATATGTTTCCTTATTTCCTTTCCCTGCTTATCTATCCCCTTCCTCGAGTTCCGACTGATGGCTGGATTGCAACCTGGAAACCTTCTCCCCCTATTTGGGTTACGGTCTGACGTGGATAGAAGGTAAGCCCCAGGGAGTCCAACCCCTGTAACTTTTCCGTCCTACGGCCGTTTCCGGCCCTACAGTAGGAGATTTTGGTTTTCCTCAGGTGCGGTTCCTGGCCATACTGAGCCATTTTTCGTTGCGATTTTTCCATAGGATATTCAGCTCGGGCTTGATCCCCACAATGAAGAAGGGCGTTCTCCCCATATCTTCGACACTATTCGGACGAATATTCCCTCGGTCTAGGGCATAGTGCAGGAACCAATGGGCCTGTAGGGGTCTTTTAGGGTACCCTCTTGTGATGTGCTCTTATAGTTTCTTTGTCTACGCCGCA includes the following:
- a CDS encoding IS256 family transposase, which encodes MSIHTHNTTLSGKINIQKEESWIARNSMKIGDRSMDSPYCGKTLKSTCPFCHSHNVLIDEKLILTDRTIMAIANEKLALANETMAMANEKLALANETMAMANEKLALANETMAMANEKLALANKATAMAAGNKDTKWSAVAGEIGKLHSMNPSPAPQETEPNPLIEDSPSITLRDGKDKGPGNARSEGDGYHQLHDPKTRDRFLRAQRFFDDLKEGITSWGPKEWEESRHLIEKLLLLCYPSNHKEKTKDSLPLDDITSLMFHHDGGSILVRALIGLLKNAWIPEIDPLTDPKNWKPVVEDLCNLRMRVDRTLHCLKYPQDEGNGVYHRGYSTLFGELDLEVPRTRWEFSPYSLPRYQSAKNTLKDFVYRLYLPGLSLRKISKLLEEGFNLRTPPETLSQWLQPYYNDAIQYFERDLSTTVYTAIGMDTLFVPIREEGRYVSKAIAVSTGITAEGRRDIIGITPSPDENVESYDQHIGKLKERGLNVNDIRIVTTDGHRAFPLVVRKHFPHHTVHQRCYVHAIRNIMNAAPKSMKKEMAKDASYVLRSGDMGQALERWSECAGKYRFGNKATCEAWERLSPKKISLSLQAASITQNPILLPYILSTNYTESLNALFRERTNSKKGGFVSLEVAMKELMLTAFYWVGKQKENPNPLPVEDLLSIPADYESEISNGEPLPTTAYDFHPLLCTEQGQGCMDDVHTLDF